The segment AGCGATCGTCGCCGCGATGCGCTCGGCCAGGTCCATGACCGTATCCGGGCGCGACGCGAAGGGGCGCCGTTTCTCCGACCGCTATCCGCTGGAAGGCGCGGCCACCGCGATGGACGCAGCGACCGTGGGGTGCGCGCGCCGCTGATGCAAGAAAGGGCGGAGCGCCAGCGCCCCGCCCTTCCCTGGGTTCACCGCTGGTAGCGCTTAGAAGCGCACACCGGCGGTGGCGACGACCTGGTGACGATCGGTGTCGAGGTTGAAGCGGCTGGAGTCAGGCGTGTCGCCTTCGAAATCCACTTCGCCCTTGCCGTACTTCGAATAACGGTATTCCGCGCCGACATAGGCATTGCGGCTTACCGCGAATTCAGCACCCGCACCAAGGCGCCAGCCGTCGGTGTCCAGCTTCTGGGCGAGGTTGACCGTTCCGTCGCTGCCCGTGACCGAGAAGCGCTGGTTGGTGTAGCCTGCCTTACCATAGATCATCGTGGTCGGGCTGGTGACGTAACCGACGCGGCCACCGACATAGATCTCGCGATCCGCCTGGACGTTGCCGAGGTTGAACACCGTGGGCTGGTCGTTGTTGAAGTCACGGCCAGCGGTGCTGCCCGAATACGAAGCTTCGGCACCGACGCGGAAATTCGGGCTCGCGGCGAAATCATAGCCGACCACGCCGCCGTAGGTGACGCCGTCAACCGACTGCTTGAGGTCGCGAGTGTTGTCCACGTCCTCAGTGCTGCCCGAGCGGATGTGATCGTAGCCCACTTCGGCGCCGGCGCGGAGACCGCTGAACGGGATCTCGCTGGCGGTCTGGGCCATCGCGGGGGTCGCCATGGCCACCAGCGAGGCGGCGGCGAGCGATGCGATCTTGTACTTCATGGGGGTACTCCGTCTTTCTTTCGTCCGGTCCGGCGCAGTGCCGTGACCTTGGACACGCTGAACGGGGGACAGCAGCGCCAGTTTCATTAACCTGAAACAACAAGAAGCCTGTGGTGTTTCAGCAACAATCTAATCGACGAAGAGTCGTTCGTGTCCGACATCTGGTGGGAACCACGGCCGGATCGCGAGGTTTGCGCGCGCGCCCTTGAATACCTATATGCGCCGCTTCATGACCGACACTGCCCTCATGTCCATCCCGGGTCCGATCGACCCGGTGCCCGTCGCGCGTCCCGATGCCGCCGATGGAGTCACGCCGCGGTCTGACGGGCGGATCGACCTCCTGGGTCTTCCGCGTGAGCGGATCGCCACCTTTCTGGCCGAGGCAGGGCTGGATGAGAAAGCGGCCAAGCTGCGCTCGCGCCAGGTATTCCACT is part of the Altererythrobacter sp. TH136 genome and harbors:
- a CDS encoding porin family protein — encoded protein: MKYKIASLAAASLVAMATPAMAQTASEIPFSGLRAGAEVGYDHIRSGSTEDVDNTRDLKQSVDGVTYGGVVGYDFAASPNFRVGAEASYSGSTAGRDFNNDQPTVFNLGNVQADREIYVGGRVGYVTSPTTMIYGKAGYTNQRFSVTGSDGTVNLAQKLDTDGWRLGAGAEFAVSRNAYVGAEYRYSKYGKGEVDFEGDTPDSSRFNLDTDRHQVVATAGVRF